The Gossypium arboreum isolate Shixiya-1 chromosome 6, ASM2569848v2, whole genome shotgun sequence DNA window TTGAAGGCAAGCAATACTCACCTCATAACAGCCAATGACCAATAGGGAAGAGTAAGAAGGATGGAAAACACAAGTGTTAAATTTGTTGCCAGTACGGTTCAGTTCATGAACACATTCTCCTTTGCCACTGGATCCAACCGTCCACACTCTCACCAAATCATCACTTACAGATGCCAAAAACTCACCGGTAGCATCCCAGCACACAGAATGAATAACACTTTTATGACCCTGCAATGACAGTTGATAAGATGAAAATAATAATCAACAGAATTGAAGCAAAAGAGACATGATAGAAATATTTGACAGAAAAAAAAACTAGaagatttttatttttccatagTCAAAGTAACAAGTTTTAGGGCAAAAAGTCTGCTTTGTTTGGAGGGTTTGTTAGTTAAAAAAGAACCAAATGGATTAGCAGCATTGATGGAAAAACCACAGGATGCCAAATCATTCAAACCAAACCTCCCAATAGAAAAGTTATGTGCCATGGAGGTATAAGTTTTAGAACATGTAGACTCTATTCCTAGAAAGCACTCCCACAAAGAACATATACAACCGTCCAATACTCAAAACACTACATTCATTCTTGTCAAGACCTTTTCAAAGGCCTTGCATCTGCCAACAGATACACAAAGAAACTATGATCGTGTAACATCATGATCACAGAGTTTTCTCAGTCTATATGCAACAAAGCTAGAGTGTAAGAGCATCCCATTAACAATTACCAAAACCCATTTGCTTGTAGGTTACAAGATCcaaaatcaaattaaatgatAACTATAGCAAACTCCCAACTGACCTGTAATTTGGCTCTGCAAACTTGGGCTTCTACATCGAGTAAGGATACAGAATTATCAGTTGCAGCAGCAAGAAACCTTCCAACACGGGGCTGAAATCTTATCTGGGTTGCACCACCCTGATTAAAGGCGAAAAAAGAAAGGCACTAATGGTAAAAATAGGATTGGCAAAAGAAAAACAGAGATAAGCATTGTACAAAACCATTGCTTGAGAATGAATCGTAAGGCTATATACCTTCAAGACTCCAGCACAACTACCATTCTTAATACTCCAATATCGAATCTCACTATTATTATCACATGAGCAGATAAGGTCATCTTTGGTAGGGTGGAAGTCAAGTGATCTAACAGTTGTAGAATGTCCCACAAAATTACGGAGCGAGTAAGCAGGCTGCAAAATAGAACCATGCATCCATAAATCATGAAATTTAAAGAGAACTTCACTGGCATAATTCCCATGAGTAAATGCTTCACGTGACAAAACTTAATATCCATAAAAAATATTACTTTCAGAGTCTTCTAGTAACCAATTTTCAACATGACCCAACTAACAAACCCTTCACTAAGTAGGGCTTGACTACTGATATCTCATTAAGCCATCTATAGCTGCAACAGTGGACTTCCTTTCTTATGTTCTTAATGCCTAGCAGTCAATACTGTTGGGTGATGGTTCTGACAAGTAGGTCATACAGCAACTGCATACTGAAGCAGTTTCCAAAAGCAACAAACCAAAAAATGCACAGCAGAATCGGTCATTTGCGAAGCGGATTAAAAATATTATCTATTAAAGACCCAGCTATAATGTGATTGAAACTGTGATCAGATGAGACATTCCATGATAAAATGATGTATGCTTACTAACATTATCAGCATCCCAAACCCTGACTGATTTGTCAGCTGAAGAGGTAGCGAGCCTTGACATGCTTGAACTGAAGCGAACATCAGTTATCCATTGAGAATGTTCTTCAAGAGTAGACTTTAATGCAAATGACTCTGTGCACCAAAGCACAGCCTGCATAATGATATCATCAAGCAAACATGTTAAAACTTGTTTCCTCTAGAAAAATTAAAAACTTCAGCTAGAATAGCACTGAAGCTTGCCTATCAGCCAGAATAAAAGTTTTACATAGTTTAATACCACAGAAGGAAAAAATACTATGAAATTAAATCAAATCACACTGTACCTTTTTATCATGGCCACCAGTAGCAAGCAACTTCCCATCTGCTGAGAAGTGACAACATTCTACTTTACTTGTACTAGCTGGGATAAGCTGGACTTCCATAAATGTTAAGCCTGAGATTACAATATTGTTAAATCTTTAAGCATTTCAGTCATTGTAAGAAATTGCAGGTAATTTCTGTGGGGAAACACATGCAATCAATAATTAGAAAATTAACATTAATCATACCTTTGCTGACATCACTGCACCGACCAACTCTATCTCTAGGTTCTGGATCATCATGAGACAAGAATGACTCCACGTTATCATCTAGAGACCCATCATCCACAAAACGGTCTATATCAGCCTGTGATTTACTATGTCAAGTTACCCCACAGCAGAATGGAATATCAAGAAAAATAACTAGCAGCAGTGTGTAAATTCTTCCAATTGATGTGTCTAATGATAAAACCCAATCTTTTATGTAGCTCAGTATTAACTAAGACTGGAAACATGTAGATtgtcggtttttaatgatttcactTCTGATAGCATCTCTTCTGAAATCAAGTTAGCATTGATTCTCAAAGTTAAAGAGCCTATCTAAAACAATTATCACTTTACTACATTGTCTATTTTATACATTTCTTCACCTCTTAGAAGATTCTAAATTATATTTCCTGCTTCCTCTCAGGTGATACCTAAATCAGATAAGCATATGATAGCTTCCAAACATTTGCTTCAGGAACTTTCTAGAAGATAAAGGGCCAAAATGTAAATTTCATTACCACAAGAAAAtaagaacttaaaaaaaaaaatactgaaGCAAGACTATGATGTTAATCAAAAGATGGATAGGATCTTTACCAATTGATTAGAAGCTGATGTAAGGGAACCCAAGCCATCAGAGCCAAACATAAGCAAAGACTTAGAGGAACCACTATTATGAGGCAATGTGGGCATTGAAATGGCATCTCCAGGTGTGTGAGTAGAAGGTGAGGAAGGTGAACTTGGAGATGGTCCAGCGGTGTTCGCAGTTCCCGAGCTATTGACTGGACCTGATGACGACCCTGGCTGCTTCCTCTTTCGGCCGACTTGATTTTTTGAAGCCTTAAGCAAGGATGTAGTACCGAGTTAGAAATTTTGGGCCAAATTATGTATAAATGAGGTTGTTACAGTATTCCAATTCCAGGCCATGGGATAGATCAGAAAGAATCCAAATGTATAACTATAAcatacatttaaaaaaaatatatattttgattttggggAACGAAGAAGCTACAAACAATAAAACAGAGAGAAAATAGTGTATAGATAGCATGATTAACAGCCCAATCCCAGCAAATGTTAAACCTGGTCATTTCCATTAAAGGTGTTTGATATGCTACTATCAGGCATCATACTGCAGGCACCAACCATTTTATCTTGCTGCTGGAGTTGGGGATTTGAATTCTGAGACTGCTGACTTGAAAGTGGATTCTGTCCAATTTGCTGTGATTGTTGATTATTTTGATGCAGTTGTTGCTGCTGTGAATAAAAAACATGGAACACCACAGTGAGCAAGCTGCAACAGCTTCAAATCTAATGAAAGCATCAGGAATAATAACAATTGTCAATTGATGTGCAGTACAGATAAATATACCTTAACTGAGATATCGGAGTCTCCACGAGGCAGCACAGGACAACCAATTTGCATAGGTGATCCAACTTTGGGAACCACATCGCCGAGGGAATTTAGTGGGACATCCTTCCCAAGACCCATAATCTGATTGTTCAGAAGCATTCGCATTTTTCTACTTTCAAAATCATTTGCTGATGGCGATGACAAGTTTTGTTGTGCTTGAAGAAGAAGTTGTTGGTGTAACTGAAGCTGACTGAAGGGCTGAGAGGTCTGAATCAAAGTTTTCTGCTGCTGGAGAAGCCCAGATCGAAGTTGGTCCAGTCCCTGCAGTTGGTAAGATACTATTAGACAAGGAAACCGTATATCAATCTTGCATGCCTTATTGCTTttactaaaatataaataaaatttgaacaAAAAACCCACAAATCAAATCTGATACACATTTTATGCAGCACTGTCAACAATCATTATCAGATTTCAACCATAGATAAAAGATTAAGTTATCTTGGTTGTTCTACTCCACTTTACTTTCCATAAGAACAATTTAGAAAGAACAGGAATTATTTCAGTTGCGTCATAATTCTACATACAAATTAGTCCTCTTCCTGTATCCATTAGACAAAGTTATTTCAGGAGTAATCCATGAGCCACAATATCAAGGGTTTGCCCACGTACCCATAAAAACCCTTCAACCAAGGCAGCAAACTTTTTTTAAGCAGAGTAGTGAAAGTTTTGTTATCCAATGCACTAAAAATTAGTTGCAGGAAATCAGAAATGCAGCATAAACATCTGTTTCATTCAGGGCAAGATATGTACGTGCTATTAACAAATGATTTATTCAACAGATATCCCTAACATAGCATAACACATGCCATGAGTATTTTAAATTTAGTAAACACACTAATTGTCTTCACAACCTAGCAGTAAATGGCTCCTAACATTTGTAATAAACGTAAAAAATTGAACCCAATATTGATCATTTGCAGTGAGAGAGTGAAACTGTAAATATGGAGGAAATAGCAACTTGATATCAACTGTAAGTCAAAAGACTCACTGTTAAAGGCCATCCTTTCAATGTCAAATTGCCACCAGCTTGATTTGATCCTTAAGAACAACATAAGTTAATAAAAGCAATAAGTTTTACCTTAAAATCATATTGAAAGCAATGTtagcaaaaaaaataaaagaatatatgcAATTCATTGAACTTAAAAGAGTTTTAAGCAATTCACATGCGACTATGCAACTATAGCAATGAGATAACCAGGTTGTAATTTATATTGATTTACCAATCTAAAAGGTCAGAGGAAACTAGTGTACATCCTGCTGAAACAAGGTCCTATGACAAGTGATTGAGACTGTCAAACAAAGTTAAAAAGTATAATCCAAAATCttcaatcctttttttttttaaaaaaaggcagTTCATTTCAGTGGTAATAAATTTCTAGCAATATATTCAAAGAAGTCAATAACTAAGGTTACTTCTTCTCATCTAAGCCAAATGCACTCTGTATCAATGAC harbors:
- the LOC108486660 gene encoding transcriptional corepressor LEUNIG-like isoform X3; translated protein: MSQTNWEADKMLDVYIYDYLMKRKLNATAKAFQAEGKVSTDPVAIDAPGGFLFEWWSVFWDIFIARTNEKHSEAAASYIETQMVKARELQQQQHYQKPQQMQMQQLLLQRHAQQQQHQQQQQQQHQQQQQQQQQQQQPQQQPQRQQQQQRREGTPLINDAASGLVGEPLMKESSASAIAATRKMYDETFRFPRQRDSLDDAAAKQLGDNLGQLLDPNQASMMKAASVVGQSPGQTLHGTPGNISGSLQPMQNRGQQISVPTQDSRSEINPMLTPRASGPDGSLIGVHGSNQAGGNLTLKGWPLTGLDQLRSGLLQQQKTLIQTSQPFSQLQLHQQLLLQAQQNLSSPSANDFESRKMRMLLNNQIMGLGKDVPLNSLGDVVPKVGSPMQIGCPVLPRGDSDISVKQQQLHQNNQQSQQIGQNPLSSQQSQNSNPQLQQQDKMASKNQVGRKRKQPGSSSGPVNSSGTANTAGPSPSSPSSPSTHTPGDAISMPTLPHNSGSSKSLLMFGSDGLGSLTSASNQLADIDRFVDDGSLDDNVESFLSHDDPEPRDRVGRCSDVSKGLTFMEVQLIPASTSKVECCHFSADGKLLATGGHDKKAVLWCTESFALKSTLEEHSQWITDVRFSSSMSRLATSSADKSVRVWDADNPAYSLRNFVGHSTTVRSLDFHPTKDDLICSCDNNSEIRYWSIKNGSCAGVLKGGATQIRFQPRVGRFLAAATDNSVSLLDVEAQVCRAKLQGHKSVIHSVCWDATGEFLASVSDDLVRVWTVGSSGKGECVHELNRTGNKFNTCVFHPSYSSLLVIGCYETLELWNMLENKIMTRHAHENLVSALAASTSTRMVASASHDKCVKLWK
- the LOC108486660 gene encoding transcriptional corepressor LEUNIG-like isoform X1 — its product is MSQTNWEADKMLDVYIYDYLMKRKLNATAKAFQAEGKVSTDPVAIDAPGGFLFEWWSVFWDIFIARTNEKHSEAAASYIETQMVKARELQQQQHYQKPQQMQMQQLLLQRHAQQQQHQQQQQQQHQQQQQQQQQQQQPQQQPQRQQQQQRREGTPLINDAASGLVGEPLMKESSASAIAATRKMYDETFRFPRQRDSLDDAAAKQLGDNLGQLLDPNQASMMKAASVVGQSPGQTLHGTPGNISGSLQPMQNRGQQISVPTQDSRSEINPMLTPRASGPDGSLIGVHGSNQAGGNLTLKGWPLTGLDQLRSGLLQQQKTLIQTSQPFSQLQLHQQLLLQAQQNLSSPSANDFESRKMRMLLNNQIMGLGKDVPLNSLGDVVPKVGSPMQIGCPVLPRGDSDISVKQQQLHQNNQQSQQIGQNPLSSQQSQNSNPQLQQQDKMVGACSMMPDSSISNTFNGNDQASKNQVGRKRKQPGSSSGPVNSSGTANTAGPSPSSPSSPSTHTPGDAISMPTLPHNSGSSKSLLMFGSDGLGSLTSASNQLADIDRFVDDGSLDDNVESFLSHDDPEPRDRVGRCSDVSKGLTFMEVQLIPASTSKVECCHFSADGKLLATGGHDKKAVLWCTESFALKSTLEEHSQWITDVRFSSSMSRLATSSADKSVRVWDADNPAYSLRNFVGHSTTVRSLDFHPTKDDLICSCDNNSEIRYWSIKNGSCAGVLKGGATQIRFQPRVGRFLAAATDNSVSLLDVEAQVCRAKLQGHKSVIHSVCWDATGEFLASVSDDLVRVWTVGSSGKGECVHELNRTGNKFNTCVFHPSYSSLLVIGCYETLELWNMLENKIMTRHAHENLVSALAASTSTRMVASASHDKCVKLWK
- the LOC108486660 gene encoding transcriptional corepressor LEUNIG-like isoform X2, which encodes MSQTNWEADKMLDVYIYDYLMKRKLNATAKAFQAEGKVSTDPVAIDAPGGFLFEWWSVFWDIFIARTNEKHSEAAASYIETQMVKARELQQQQHYQKPQQMQMQQLLLQRHAQQQQHQQQQQQQHQQQQQQQQQQQQPQQQPQRQQQQQRREGTPLINDAASGLVGEPLMKESSASAIAATRKMYDETFRFPRQRDSLDDAAAKQLGDNLGQLLDPNQASMMKAASVVGQSPGQTLHGTPGNISGSLQPMQNRGQQISVPTQDSRSEINPMLTPRASGPDGSLIGVHGSNQAGGNLTLKGWPLTGLDQLRSGLLQQQKTLIQTSQPFSQLQLHQQLLLQAQQNLSSPSANDFESRKMRMLLNNQIMGLGKDVPLNSLGDVVPKVGSPMQIGCPVLPRGDSDISVKQQLHQNNQQSQQIGQNPLSSQQSQNSNPQLQQQDKMVGACSMMPDSSISNTFNGNDQASKNQVGRKRKQPGSSSGPVNSSGTANTAGPSPSSPSSPSTHTPGDAISMPTLPHNSGSSKSLLMFGSDGLGSLTSASNQLADIDRFVDDGSLDDNVESFLSHDDPEPRDRVGRCSDVSKGLTFMEVQLIPASTSKVECCHFSADGKLLATGGHDKKAVLWCTESFALKSTLEEHSQWITDVRFSSSMSRLATSSADKSVRVWDADNPAYSLRNFVGHSTTVRSLDFHPTKDDLICSCDNNSEIRYWSIKNGSCAGVLKGGATQIRFQPRVGRFLAAATDNSVSLLDVEAQVCRAKLQGHKSVIHSVCWDATGEFLASVSDDLVRVWTVGSSGKGECVHELNRTGNKFNTCVFHPSYSSLLVIGCYETLELWNMLENKIMTRHAHENLVSALAASTSTRMVASASHDKCVKLWK
- the LOC108486660 gene encoding transcriptional corepressor LEUNIG-like isoform X4; translated protein: MSQTNWEADKMLDVYIYDYLMKRKLNATAKAFQAEGKVSTDPVAIDAPGGFLFEWWSVFWDIFIARTNEKHSEAAASYIETQMVKARELQQQQHYQKPQQMQMQQLLLQRHAQQQQHQQQQQQQHQQQQQQQQQQQQPQQQPQRQQQQQRREGTPLINDAASGLVGEPLMKESSASAIAATRKMYDETFRFPRQRDSLDDAAAKQLGDNLGQLLDPNQASMMKAASVVGQSPGQTLHGTPGNISGSLQPMQNRGQQISVPTQDSRSEINPMLTPRASGPDGSLIGVHGSNQAGGNLTLKGWPLTGLDQLRSGLLQQQKTLIQTSQPFSQLQLHQQLLLQAQQNLSSPSANDFESRKMRMLLNNQIMGLGKDVPLNSLGDVVPKVGSPMQIGCPVLPRGDSDISVKQQLHQNNQQSQQIGQNPLSSQQSQNSNPQLQQQDKMASKNQVGRKRKQPGSSSGPVNSSGTANTAGPSPSSPSSPSTHTPGDAISMPTLPHNSGSSKSLLMFGSDGLGSLTSASNQLADIDRFVDDGSLDDNVESFLSHDDPEPRDRVGRCSDVSKGLTFMEVQLIPASTSKVECCHFSADGKLLATGGHDKKAVLWCTESFALKSTLEEHSQWITDVRFSSSMSRLATSSADKSVRVWDADNPAYSLRNFVGHSTTVRSLDFHPTKDDLICSCDNNSEIRYWSIKNGSCAGVLKGGATQIRFQPRVGRFLAAATDNSVSLLDVEAQVCRAKLQGHKSVIHSVCWDATGEFLASVSDDLVRVWTVGSSGKGECVHELNRTGNKFNTCVFHPSYSSLLVIGCYETLELWNMLENKIMTRHAHENLVSALAASTSTRMVASASHDKCVKLWK